From the genome of Lonchura striata isolate bLonStr1 chromosome 18, bLonStr1.mat, whole genome shotgun sequence:
TACTCTGTAGGTTATTTCTACCTGTGACCAACCCCTGGGGAGGCAGGTGGGCTCTTACGTGTGGTACCTCTCATGTGTGGTAGCAGTCATGTGGATTCAAGTGCAAAGATCTGAGGCACTGTAAAAAGTGGCTCCCTCTGAGTACTTGATTCAGTCAGTCTGAAAAAGTCTCAGCATTCctgcaggacagggagcagggctgagttAGCCTAGAGAGGCTGTCTCTCCCTGTTTAGAGAAATCTCATTAAATGGTCTCATATCAATGCTAAGCAATAAAGGAGGAAAGCTGTTCCCCCAAAAATACACCACCTAgttcatcctgctgctcccatccACTCTTGCTGTCTGACAGATCTTTGAAGGGCAGCCCCAAACATGCTGGCAGGATCTCATAATGCTGAAGCAACAGCCCGTGGCAAGATCTGCTCAGAGAATGCCAAAATGTCCATTGTAACCAGAGAATTGTCTGGCAGTGCTCTGCAGTAATTCTGAATGCCAGCACTTTTCAGGAGCTGGACTGCCACCAAGTGAGTCAAGAGTTTGCAGGGTCACAGTTTCATTTGTCCAGAGGCAGAAAAGGTAGAGACCTGCTGGCCTTAGGAAATGTTTTCTGGGCTCCATTGGCATTCAGAATAATTATCTCCCACCTGTGTCAGTAATCGAAATCCATCAACAACAATCATACAATCAACTAAGACATGAAAGTCAAGGAAAGACCAGTCAGGTGAAGCTAAAGAGAGATATTTAATGCTAAATGATTGATCTTTCCATAGCCCTATCAAAGTTCTCAGTGAACAGATACTGTCACAAGTCTTCATGTAGAAAAACTAAGAGCTGAAGTCCCATCTGAAAGGTGCAGGACAATTGGGCCTGGTCAGTAGAACTATTCTGCacagagggaaagaagaaaaattgacATCCAGGCCTTCATGATCCTGTTGAAGTAATGAAGCAGGCTCACATTAGCTAtccaaaaatattcagaatgtCCAAGAAGCAAGATTTTCATGTGCTAATGATGCTGGCAGGCTCTGAAAGGAAATGTCTCAGGTCAGACTTTGCAAGAAAAGCATTAAGGGTAACTTAACATTGGTGACTgcttaaaagcaaaagaaatagaCTTTTAACAGCTCCAAACAAATCATACTTGCTCTGCAACTAAGATAAGAGAATGACTGAATAAAATCAGCTGTACTGTATCTTGAGTATATCTCCATGGAAACTCAGTTATCTTCTGAAGTCAAAATGTGTTCTGCATGATGATTCAAAATTTAAGTAGTGGGATAGATTTTCCCCATGTGTGTATGCCAAATCTCACTACAGAATGGAGGTCAGACCATCCATAAAAATTAGGATTTTTCTGGGACAATATTGGGGAAACAAAAGAGAGAAGCAAGAACAAGTAGGAAGAGATGTGGAGGAATGTTGTTATCTCCTAGAATGAGATAATCCCTTTGTCATTGGTCTTGGGTAACTTAGGCAAAATCTTTGAGGATGTTGTAGCTCTTATTGGAGCTAGAACAGCTTTGATGCTGGAAGCTCCTTGTGCAGTGGCATGCTTGGAGCCAGGactgagcagctgtgtgggggGAGGGACCAGAGCATTAAATAAAGCTACTTGTTGTCTGCCTGTAAAATTGCCTTCTAAAGGAAGTGCTACAGAGCACCATCCATTACCAAGTGACAGAGAGCCTTTTACAGCTACTTTAGACACAAACATAATTAAACTCTGTGTGTTCTTATTCAGTATGGTCGGTTGTGGGTTATTTAGCTCAATATTACAAAAGGGACAACCCTCTTCTATGCCACCTTAACCCTgagttgtttttctcttttcttccagaTGCTGGAGAGCTCTTCAGTCCCTTTGTTCATTGTCTTcatcttgcttttcattttgctgCTCATTGTGTTGCTCATCAGGAAAAACGGCACTGCTGCCCTTATCTGGAATGAAATAATCCGAGAGAAAGTAACCAATTTCATCATGAATCAGAGCAAAGAACAGAGgattttgaattttgtgctgCAGAATGCAGTCCGAGGAGACCCCTGCAGTGTGGTGGACACAATAGATAAGTACTGCTCCCAGAAAGAGTGGGCCATGAACGTGGGTGATGAGAAAGGTAATTGCAGCAGGGGCCAGCATCTGAAAAGATCCTTCAAGACTAGCACAGTACAGGACATGTGGTTGTATTCACATGGCGACTTCCATCTGCTGCTGCAAAACCCCAACCCACACAGCCTTGTGGGCAGCAGAGTAGTTCTGTGAACAGTTGTGCCTGCTCATGCAGATGTTTTTGAGGAGGGGTATCCAGTGACTCATCCAGAAAGTCACAGCCCCAAATGTGGGTTTCTGTGTTGTGCACATTGCCAGCGTGTAAGCAGAAAGTGGTAATTTAGGGGAAAAATCTAGGATTGCATTATACCTCACTTTTTACATAGGGTGCCTTCAAGGCATAATTCATTATGTTAAATACTGTCAGATCCTTAACAACCAGATAGcaaattgaaaaaaacaaaaacaacttttGTTTAAGTATATTAATTTTGTGTATGCAAGCATAAATTAGAAGTTTCTGTTGAAGGCAGAAATCCTATCCATGTCAGACATTGTTgctatttagaaaataaatcatcttgtctcctaaagaaaaatatgagaacaaaacatttttttttcatagctgCAGGAAAGCAGCAATCTTTTCAAAAAACTATAGTGGCAAAATGTTAATATGTTCCCTTATGAATTAGAAACAAAAGTACCTCTTGCTGGGAAATTTCTGGGAAGATTTGCTTAGTCTGGGATTAACATAGCTAATGAAAAACAACTGTAAGCATTGTGATAAAAATGCTCTTCTGACATGTGTACAGTTTTTGAAAGTAGCTCCTCAGCATACCTGGCTGGGGTGCTTAGGGGAGCAGAACTGTTGGTCATAGCTGAGTAGGAATACTTAAAGCTCAGAATTTTGAACATTTGTGATTAAATTCTTAATAATTTCACTCTAGTTTACCTCTGATTGCCTTTCCTCAGATAAAAACCATCAAAGCTTTAGTCTCTGAGATTTCAAGAGTGACTACATAACCTCAAGATATCATCATATTCATAAACAAATAACACCCAGAAAAATATCCCTTAATGACCATGGCCTAGCATAAAATCCCTTCCGCTACTTTTTGAGTTTAGTTATCTAGTTTCTAGCCATACAAGTAAGAGGGAATCCTCACAAATAAATCTCACAAATAAATTCTTTTCTTCAAAAAGACTGAATATAGTCactgtttcttctttttggGAACATTTTCTGTTGTTAACAATTGACTAATGTTTTCCATCTCACAAATTCATGCAGTGAAACCAAATACTTTGCAGCTTTGTaagcagaattttcttttttcctttaaagatgAGTATTTGGAATATGAAATTTTATATCAGACTACAGCACATAACATTAGCAACAAACATGAGCACTCAAAATCCAGGAGTCATATATTTCACAAATATGGCCAGCTTCTGCACTAAATTATTGGGAAAAATTACTGCATTTCCCCCTTCTGACATTAAAAATTAGTTGATTCAGGGAATTACATAAGTTATATTCAGGGAATACAAGTTAATTTAGGGAATTCCTTACTTACAAATGTGTATATTGTGAAACTAAGATTTCTTTTAGTTGAAAGTTTGCACTTTAGGAATTAAAATGTTGATAATTAACTTGATCATAGGCCAGTTTGCAAAGGATCCATTATATAATTAGACATCCAACTCTTAATTTTTGAATGTCCTGAGCAACTGAATACATGGATTTTTGTAAAAGTTTCTTGTAACTAATGTTCTCTTCTGTAAATGAACCAGTATAATTTTGTCAAAAGGTAATCTTTCCCCATTTTAATCAGGTAAAATTCTAGACAAGACAGTGCAAGAGGCCAATCCATCAGttgccctggagctgggaacGTACTGTGGCTATTCAGCAGTGAGGATTTCTCGGCTACTGAAGGCAGGAGCTCGTCTGCTCACTGTGGAATTCAACCCAGAATTTGCTGCTATAGCTAAACAGATGATTGAGTTTGCTGGAGTACAAGATAAGGTAAATACCATTTTGTCTGTAACCACTACAGCAAAACtggttagatttttttttttttttttgtacccATGGGCCTTATAAATTTAACCAGTTCCATGCTTACAGTGCCTGACCTCACACAGCAGGACTTCACTTTGTTGCCTTCCAAAAGCCAGAAGAATACTGGGTTTCTCAATATAAACTAAAAGGTACAAATTGGTGTCCAAACTAACTACAAAAATCTGAACCATAGTCCAATTTGTTACAACAGCTCACAGGAATCAATCATATTATGTGCAGTGGACTTCAAATGAGAAGGATTCACCCAAATCTAGCTGGTCACAGTACCCATACCTAAGTATTGTGCAGTCAGAGGTATCTTGACTATCTATAGCTGGTTGAGATGCAGGTGTTTCCAGTCTATATCCCCCCCAGGCTGGGGGATTCATGCCTGAGAAGTGCCTGTCTATTCAGCAGATATCTCACTTCAATGGAGCTGGATACACTGGAGGAAATAAGTCCCACCAAGAGACATTCTAATGTATTAACTTCTTGAAGAGAACCTGAAATACCAGTGACATGTAAAACTGCATTTCTCCATCTGACTTAATCTCCTGATCAGCTATGACTCATAAAACAGACATTTCCTTACCActttcttcctgcttttgtGGCATATGATGATTGCCTGACAAAAATccatgtgcagcagctgctttcagtttAACAGTAGTTACTCCAATAAACCTGCAAGGAAGATGTTAACAGCCTCTGTCCTGTCTCTTCCCTCTACTGGCCATATAAATTCTACATACTGTAGCCTCCATCTTTTTCCTAAGCTAACCTGTTCTCTGCATTTTTTGCTTCCCTTGGACTGGAAGACTCAACTGAGGTGTAactaaaaaaaagtaattaaaatcaCTGTTTTCAACAGGAGATTTCCATGTTTCCAGTAAGTATACACATTATACAACAAAAATAACAGGTCActttttctgttgttaatttaaaaaccaaTAAAATCCAGACAACCtaaatttgtattttgaaaCTTAACTGAGTTggtttgtcaaaaaaaaaaaaaagggcacaTTTGACCTAACCCTACCAAATAATTCAACTGACATGATATTGAGCTATAAGCATGATCTCTGATGTCTGGCTACAATTTACAATGAGCTGGGAGCATGTGATTTTTCTTAGTGGTTTGAAATTAATCACATGGATTTGTATTTCAGGTAAAACTCCTAGAAGGTCCTTCAGAGGAAATTATCccccagctgaaaaaaaaatatgaagtgGATACTCTGGATTTTGTCTTCCTCGACCACTGGAAAGACAGATACACGCCAGACACCATCCTGCTTCAGGTCAGTATGCACAATTCCAGTCTTAGAAGTAAAAAAGCACATATCTTCATGTCTGTGAGGCCTCTATTCTTTATGAGGGACATCATCTGATGTAAAAATGAAGACTGGCAGCCAAAATAGCAGCCTTACAAGGAAAGAGGATTTGAAGGACAGGACCCTAAACTTTTGTTAAGGACAACTGCCAACACTACATAGCTCAGGACTCAGTGAGTACTGCTGAACCATTCTGTTTCCTGAACATACAGGTGTGCAGTAGAAATCCTACCTGGAGGAGTCCATGGCCTTAGTCTTACACTCCAGGAGTGTGTGCATGGTCACTAACCAGAACTTGACCCAAAGCCCATCCTGATCCTGGAAGTGGGTGAGACTTGGGACTGCATATCCCAGCTCCACCTCTCTGATTTCCTCAGCACCCCTTTTTTTGCCTGGGTCTGTGGTGCCAGCAGAGCCTCTTGATGAAATACCATTTTGGTAGCACGGCTATGGTAGCAAGGAGTATGACTTTGAGTTCTTACACTCCACCTAATTAACTGGCTGCAAAGCAATGTCAAGAAGAGTGCAGACTGCCCCAGCCAAGTACTTCCTAGGGAAATGCTGTCCAACTGTATGTCCAGCCCCAAATGTGTAAAAATTATGCTTATTTCTTCCCAAGCTGCCTTAATCCTTACTGTGGGTATTACAAAATAAGTTGGCTGTAACAGCAGTAGGAAGTGGCAAAGGACTTCTGGATAGGAAGGTATTTTCAGGTGTTAAGTAACTGAGATTGACAACATCTGTACCTATCAACAGCACATAACGATCCTCTCCTAACTAACAGAATTTTCTACAACTGCCTGCTTCTACAGAAGTGccatttttcaattattttcttcacaaaTAAATCTACTTTTTTTGAGCCTGTCTCTTAGATTGAGAACCTGCCAAATAATTCCTGACCCCTGCCTGAGGACTACAACACTTTTCTGACACAGCCTCCctgtttttttagttttaagcCCTGTCCTCCAGAAAGCTGTCTGAAAAGGaaatttgtttggggttatgAACAGCTAGTATTGAATTTACACAGCAGTAGCTGAAGAAAACGTTCCCTCTGTACAGTTATTTTGTACTCAGAGAATGCTTTCTTTTAAACTGCCTGTGTAAGGATGACTGAGCTCTTTCCACATTGCACCCTTATCAGAATTTAGCCTCACAACACAGCCAAAGCAAACAGATGGTTTAGTTCCAAGGTAGTGGTCAGTCTGATGCAACTGTGATACAAAGTTTTAAAAGAACTCCTGTGAAATTAagagaaagacaaagaaaaaatcTTCACATTTTCTCAGATGTCACAAACTTTCTGAAAGTATTCTTGGCAGGTATTGCAGTATGAATAATGAATACAAAGTATTAATATATTCAgattaaatatgtaaatattggAAGTagtccaaacaaaaaaatccagacatGAAGAGCATCTGCAATCCTGATGACCAGTGGAAAATCCAGTATGTTGTCTCTTTTAAGCTTCTGTAAGCTGCACAATAGAAACAGACTGGAGAGTGTTTGACATGTCTCTAAAATCACTTCTACTGCGCTGACTGGTTTTCAGTCCCCAGAGGCAAGAACAATAAGCTCAATGACTTCTGCAGGACACTCATCAGCACAACTACTCTCATAGACTGGGAGTGACAAAAAACACCCCATGTTTTGGCTACAGCAACTGCCTGTAACAACAGGATAACAACAAGCTGATTTAGCTACAGACTTTGTTTTAAAACAGCTGGTAAGCCAGATAAGCAGCTTCTTCTAGACAAAAATTACCAGTAAAAATTAGGTTTTTAGGTTTACTGACAATAAACATTGCACTTGAAGTGACTATTAGAAGTTAGTTATG
Proteins encoded in this window:
- the COMT gene encoding catechol O-methyltransferase isoform X2 — translated: MLESSSVPLFIVFILLFILLLIVLLIRKNGTAALIWNEIIREKVTNFIMNQSKEQRILNFVLQNAVRGDPCSVVDTIDKYCSQKEWAMNVGDEKGKILDKTVQEANPSVALELGTYCGYSAVRISRLLKAGARLLTVEFNPEFAAIAKQMIEFAGVQDKVKLLEGPSEEIIPQLKKKYEVDTLDFVFLDHWKDRYTPDTILLQECNLLRKGSVLLADNIIFPGAPDFLNYVRKSPHFQCTNYPSHLEYMQVEDAMEKAVFLG
- the COMT gene encoding catechol O-methyltransferase isoform X1 gives rise to the protein MGEMLESSSVPLFIVFILLFILLLIVLLIRKNGTAALIWNEIIREKVTNFIMNQSKEQRILNFVLQNAVRGDPCSVVDTIDKYCSQKEWAMNVGDEKGKILDKTVQEANPSVALELGTYCGYSAVRISRLLKAGARLLTVEFNPEFAAIAKQMIEFAGVQDKVKLLEGPSEEIIPQLKKKYEVDTLDFVFLDHWKDRYTPDTILLQECNLLRKGSVLLADNIIFPGAPDFLNYVRKSPHFQCTNYPSHLEYMQVEDAMEKAVFLG